The Iamia majanohamensis genome window below encodes:
- a CDS encoding SAM-dependent methyltransferase, whose product MPLRPGMRVLEVGCGPGVAARAVATRVGPDGFVLATDRSATAVAQCEAGSAQELAAGLMAVRLVAAEDLALRDGEAPYDLAFAVRVGALDGRHPDAGRRARARLAEVLVPGGVLYVDGGDPLRAVPLP is encoded by the coding sequence CTGCCCCTCCGACCCGGGATGCGGGTGCTGGAGGTGGGGTGCGGGCCGGGCGTGGCCGCACGGGCGGTGGCCACGCGGGTCGGGCCCGACGGCTTCGTGCTGGCCACGGACCGCTCGGCCACGGCGGTGGCCCAGTGCGAGGCCGGTTCGGCCCAGGAGCTCGCGGCGGGGCTCATGGCCGTGCGCCTGGTGGCGGCCGAGGACCTGGCCCTGCGCGACGGCGAGGCGCCCTACGACCTGGCCTTCGCGGTGCGGGTCGGGGCCCTCGACGGGCGCCATCCCGACGCCGGGCGGCGCGCCCGGGCCCGGCTGGCCGAGGTGCTGGTGCCCGGCGGCGTGCTCTACGTCGACGGCGGCGACCCCCTGCGGGCCGTCCCCCTCCCCTGA
- a CDS encoding thymidine phosphorylase: MATDVLEVLRAKRDGRALTDEQIRFVLDGFTAGTVADEQMAALCMAIVFQGMSPHELSTWTRVMLESGTRLDLGDVGRPTVDKHSTGGVGDKVSLVLVPLVAACGAAVPQLAGRGLGHTGGTLDKLEAIPGWSPHLDLADLREALATVGGVICGAGDDLAPADRRLYALRDVTATVEAIPLIASSIMSKKIASGTSALVLDVKVGAGAFLPEVDRGRELAETMVGLGRDHGVRTVALLTDMDAPLGRACGNALEVTESLEVLQGGGPDDLRTVTLALAEEMLALVGLDADPAEVLASGRALDTFDAMVRRQGGDPDAPLPTSSEVVEVPAPATGTLRRLDARAVGEAAWRLGAGRARKEHPVSASAGVVCRAKPGDAVTEGDAVLELHLDDPDRLEGALAALETAIEVGDAPPTPRPLVLDRIA; this comes from the coding sequence GTGGCCACCGACGTGCTGGAGGTGCTGCGGGCCAAGCGCGACGGGCGGGCGCTGACCGACGAGCAGATCCGCTTCGTCCTCGACGGCTTCACCGCCGGCACGGTGGCCGACGAGCAGATGGCGGCGCTGTGCATGGCCATCGTCTTCCAGGGGATGTCCCCCCACGAGCTCTCGACCTGGACCCGGGTGATGCTCGAGTCCGGCACCCGCCTCGACCTGGGCGACGTGGGCCGGCCCACCGTCGACAAGCACAGCACCGGCGGCGTCGGCGACAAGGTGTCGCTCGTGCTGGTGCCCCTCGTGGCCGCGTGCGGGGCGGCCGTGCCCCAGCTGGCCGGCCGGGGCCTGGGCCACACCGGCGGCACGCTCGACAAGCTCGAGGCCATCCCGGGGTGGTCGCCCCACCTCGACCTGGCCGACCTGCGGGAGGCGCTCGCCACCGTGGGCGGGGTGATCTGCGGCGCCGGCGACGACCTGGCCCCGGCCGACCGGCGCCTCTACGCCCTCCGCGACGTCACCGCCACCGTCGAGGCCATCCCGCTCATCGCCAGCTCGATCATGAGCAAGAAGATCGCCTCGGGCACGTCGGCCCTCGTCCTCGACGTCAAGGTGGGCGCGGGCGCGTTCCTGCCGGAGGTGGACCGGGGCCGGGAGCTGGCCGAGACCATGGTCGGCCTCGGGCGCGACCACGGGGTGCGCACCGTCGCCCTGCTGACCGACATGGACGCCCCCCTGGGCCGGGCCTGCGGCAACGCCCTGGAGGTGACCGAGTCCCTCGAGGTCCTCCAGGGCGGCGGTCCCGACGACCTGCGCACCGTCACGCTGGCCCTGGCCGAGGAGATGCTGGCCCTCGTCGGCCTCGACGCCGACCCGGCCGAGGTGCTCGCCTCCGGCCGGGCCCTCGACACCTTCGACGCCATGGTGCGCCGCCAGGGCGGCGACCCCGACGCCCCGCTGCCCACCTCCTCGGAGGTCGTGGAGGTCCCTGCGCCGGCCACCGGCACCCTCCGACGCCTCGACGCCCGGGCCGTGGGCGAGGCCGCCTGGCGCCTCGGCGCCGGGCGGGCGCGCAAGGAGCACCCGGTGAGCGCCTCGGCCGGGGTGGTCTGCCGGGCCAAGCCGGGCGACGCCGTCACCGAGGGCGACGCCGTGCTCGAGCTCCACCTCGACGACCCCGACCGCCTGGAGGGCGCCCTCGCCGCCCTGGAGACGGCCATCGAGGTGGGCGACGCGCCCCCGACGCCCCGCCCCCTCGTCCTCGACCGCATCGCCTGA
- a CDS encoding phytanoyl-CoA dioxygenase family protein: protein MHTAEAATLTDDDVAAWGRDGFLVVPGAFSAEACAALVERAAEHVAAAGQAPVSVFSTQEQQRTSDEWFLGSGGAIRCFFEEEAFTDEGALAVPLEQAINKVGHAQHDLDPVYDAFARDPVMARTAAALGVADARLVQSMHIFKQPRIGGEVTCHQDATFLSTEPPSVVGLWVALEDATLDNGCLWAQPGGHRGPLRRRFVRAGTSDGDGTRFVDLDPTPLPAPGPDGGLVPLEVAAGTLIALHGLLPHWSGPNRSDRSRQAYTLHVVDGSAEWPADAWLQRPADLPFRGF from the coding sequence ATGCACACCGCGGAGGCCGCCACCCTGACCGACGACGACGTGGCCGCGTGGGGGCGCGACGGGTTCCTCGTCGTGCCCGGGGCCTTCAGCGCCGAGGCGTGCGCCGCGCTCGTGGAGCGGGCCGCCGAGCACGTCGCCGCGGCCGGCCAGGCGCCGGTCTCGGTGTTCTCGACCCAGGAGCAGCAGCGCACCTCCGACGAGTGGTTCCTCGGCTCGGGCGGCGCGATCCGCTGCTTCTTCGAGGAGGAGGCCTTCACCGACGAGGGCGCCCTGGCCGTGCCCCTCGAGCAGGCCATCAACAAGGTGGGCCACGCCCAGCACGACCTCGACCCGGTGTACGACGCCTTCGCCCGGGACCCGGTCATGGCCCGCACCGCCGCCGCGCTGGGGGTGGCCGACGCCCGGCTGGTGCAGTCCATGCACATCTTCAAGCAGCCCCGCATCGGGGGCGAGGTCACCTGCCACCAGGACGCCACGTTCCTCTCCACCGAGCCCCCGTCCGTGGTCGGGCTGTGGGTCGCGCTGGAGGACGCCACCCTCGACAACGGCTGCCTGTGGGCCCAGCCGGGCGGGCACCGGGGACCGCTGCGGCGCCGCTTCGTCCGGGCCGGGACGTCGGACGGCGACGGCACCAGGTTCGTCGACCTCGACCCCACCCCGCTCCCCGCCCCCGGGCCCGACGGCGGCCTGGTGCCCCTCGAGGTCGCGGCCGGGACGCTCATCGCCCTCCACGGCCTCCTCCCCCACTGGTCCGGCCCCAACCGCTCGGACCGCTCCCGCCAGGCCTACACGCTCCACGTCGTCGACGGCTCCGCCGAGTGGCCGGCCGACGCCTGGCTCCAGCGCCCTGCGGACCTGCCCTTCCGGGGCTTCTGA
- a CDS encoding SMP-30/gluconolactonase/LRE family protein, with protein MTERTFTTLSDGGHFFEGPRWHDGRWWVSDFYAGVVATVEADGTRRTVVEVEGQPSGLGWLPDGDLLVVSMKGHRVLRVGADGASSVHADLTSLDVPGPLNDMVVAPTGHAYVGCFGFDLMTGADPAPAPLYRVDPDGTASLAAEGLHFPNGAVITDDGATLVVGETLGCRYTAFALGPDGALTDRRVWAQMAPTPPLTTMGETLGALGVAPDGCGLDADGHIWAADAVGSRVVRIAPGGEVVDEVAAPEGLGAFACMLGGEDGRTLLTCLAPDFFEHARTAAPEAVLATIEVDVPRAGLP; from the coding sequence ATGACCGAGCGCACCTTCACCACGCTGTCCGACGGGGGCCACTTCTTCGAGGGCCCCCGGTGGCACGACGGGCGGTGGTGGGTGTCGGACTTCTACGCCGGCGTGGTGGCGACGGTCGAGGCCGACGGCACCCGCCGGACGGTCGTGGAGGTCGAGGGCCAGCCCTCGGGCCTGGGGTGGCTGCCCGACGGTGACCTCCTGGTCGTGTCCATGAAGGGCCACCGGGTGCTGCGGGTCGGGGCCGACGGGGCGTCGTCGGTGCACGCCGACCTCACGTCGCTCGACGTGCCCGGCCCGCTCAACGACATGGTGGTGGCGCCCACCGGCCACGCCTACGTGGGCTGCTTCGGCTTCGACCTGATGACCGGGGCCGACCCGGCCCCCGCCCCCCTGTACCGCGTCGACCCCGACGGCACCGCGTCCTTGGCCGCCGAGGGGCTGCACTTCCCCAACGGCGCGGTGATCACCGACGACGGGGCCACCCTCGTCGTGGGCGAGACCCTGGGCTGTCGCTACACGGCCTTCGCCCTCGGCCCCGACGGGGCGCTGACCGACCGGCGGGTCTGGGCCCAGATGGCTCCCACCCCACCCCTGACCACCATGGGCGAGACCCTCGGGGCCCTCGGGGTCGCGCCCGACGGGTGCGGCCTCGACGCCGACGGCCACATCTGGGCCGCCGACGCGGTGGGGAGCCGGGTCGTGCGCATCGCCCCCGGCGGGGAGGTCGTCGACGAGGTGGCCGCCCCCGAGGGCCTGGGGGCCTTCGCCTGCATGCTCGGCGGCGAGGACGGCCGCACCCTGCTGACGTGCCTGGCCCCGGACTTCTTCGAGCACGCCCGGACCGCGGCGCCCGAGGCCGTGCTGGCCACCATCGAGGTCGACGTCCCCCGCGCCGGGCTCCCCTGA
- a CDS encoding cytidine deaminase has translation MAPDGPAAPSVDWEALRAAAREVAARAYAPYSGVRVGAAALVDDGRVVTGCNVENASIGLTTCAENGLASALAATGGGRLVALAVVAGDGAYLAPCGRCRQVLSEFAGPDLVVDTGAGTVTLGELLPGAFGPADVDARRDPPAVG, from the coding sequence GTGGCGCCCGACGGCCCCGCCGCGCCCTCGGTCGACTGGGAGGCCCTGCGCGCCGCGGCGCGAGAGGTGGCGGCCCGGGCCTACGCCCCCTACAGCGGGGTGCGGGTGGGGGCCGCGGCGCTCGTCGACGACGGCCGGGTGGTCACCGGGTGCAACGTGGAGAACGCCAGCATCGGGCTGACCACCTGCGCCGAGAACGGGCTGGCCTCGGCCCTCGCCGCCACCGGGGGCGGCCGCCTGGTGGCCCTGGCCGTGGTGGCCGGCGACGGGGCCTACCTGGCCCCGTGCGGACGCTGCCGCCAGGTGCTCTCCGAGTTCGCCGGGCCCGACCTGGTGGTCGACACCGGCGCCGGCACCGTCACCCTGGGCGAGCTGCTGCCCGGGGCGTTCGGGCCCGCCGACGTCGACGCCCGCCGCGACCCGCCGGCGGTGGGCTGA
- a CDS encoding transglycosylase domain-containing protein, with protein sequence MDVVKVVWTNLGRLVRLALIVGVGIATLTATVAVAAPHLADISKAHRFELEGITLQPLSERSYVYDSQGNLIATFVDDENRVQVDIEDVPRPVLDSILTAEDSSFYSHKGVNARSIGRAFTANIESGGVAQGGSTITQQVVKNAIDERDQDFTRKVREAVLAVELEEDYTKDEILEYYINTIYFGSGAYGVQAAAETYFNKDVADLNWAEGAMLGGIIRCPTSCDPLNSKSRALARRNTVLDALVTTGRLARPEADLSKFAPLPEESFRPEEPEDYFVEEVKKELLADERLGSTPTARFNRVYGGGLRVYTTLDQEMYLEALESRDATLPGNNGDATFTLPPAPNGASRIGTAAMAGVEPGTGAVRFIVGGPGFDRYQYDLALGDQRAVGSTFKPFVLAQAFLDGYSPEDTVSGIAPCGEVGYKDSEEQPGNYGGSRGSVDTLRDQTTRSSNCAFLRLNQIVGPQKVADLAHNMGITSDLSPDAPSMPLGPNGVSPLDMASAYSVFANDGVRNDPYFIDRVEDADGDILFAHQAAPRRVIPEQVARLVTDVLEDNVESGTGTNARIGRPAAGKTGTTNGPSDVWFVGYVPQLSVSVWMGGTSDNRPLSGEFSSATGGKYPARTWGDFMAKATDGLPVAGFIPPEPTDGGEYLCFPSERRRCR encoded by the coding sequence GTGGACGTGGTGAAGGTGGTGTGGACGAACCTGGGGAGACTCGTCCGCCTCGCGCTCATCGTGGGCGTCGGCATCGCCACCCTCACCGCCACCGTCGCGGTGGCGGCCCCCCACCTGGCCGACATCTCCAAGGCCCACCGCTTCGAGCTCGAGGGCATCACCCTCCAGCCCCTGTCGGAGCGCTCCTACGTCTACGACAGCCAGGGCAACCTCATCGCCACGTTCGTCGACGACGAGAACCGGGTCCAGGTCGACATCGAGGACGTCCCCCGCCCGGTGCTCGACTCCATCCTCACCGCCGAGGACTCGTCCTTCTACAGCCACAAGGGCGTCAACGCCCGCTCCATCGGTCGGGCCTTCACCGCCAACATCGAGAGCGGCGGCGTGGCCCAGGGCGGCTCGACCATCACCCAGCAGGTGGTGAAGAACGCCATCGACGAGCGCGACCAGGACTTCACCCGCAAGGTGCGCGAGGCGGTCCTCGCGGTCGAGCTGGAGGAGGACTACACCAAGGACGAGATCCTCGAGTACTACATCAACACCATCTACTTCGGCAGCGGCGCCTACGGCGTGCAGGCCGCGGCCGAGACCTACTTCAACAAGGACGTGGCCGACCTCAACTGGGCCGAGGGGGCCATGCTCGGCGGCATCATCCGCTGCCCGACCTCCTGCGACCCGCTCAACAGCAAGAGCCGGGCGCTGGCCCGCCGCAACACCGTGCTCGACGCCCTCGTCACCACCGGGCGCCTGGCCCGGCCCGAGGCCGACCTCAGCAAGTTCGCCCCCCTCCCCGAGGAGTCCTTCCGGCCCGAGGAGCCCGAGGACTACTTCGTGGAGGAGGTCAAGAAGGAGCTGCTCGCCGACGAGCGCCTGGGCTCGACGCCGACCGCCCGCTTCAACCGGGTCTACGGCGGCGGCCTGCGGGTGTACACCACGCTCGACCAGGAGATGTACCTGGAGGCCCTGGAGTCGCGCGACGCCACGCTGCCGGGCAACAACGGCGACGCCACCTTCACCCTCCCGCCGGCGCCCAACGGCGCCTCGCGCATCGGCACCGCGGCGATGGCCGGCGTCGAGCCGGGCACCGGCGCGGTCCGGTTCATCGTCGGCGGCCCCGGCTTCGATCGCTACCAGTACGACCTCGCCCTCGGCGACCAGCGGGCGGTCGGCTCCACCTTCAAGCCCTTCGTGCTGGCCCAGGCCTTCCTCGACGGCTACTCGCCCGAGGACACCGTCAGCGGCATCGCCCCCTGCGGCGAGGTCGGCTACAAGGACAGCGAGGAGCAGCCCGGCAACTACGGCGGCAGCCGGGGCAGCGTCGACACCCTCCGCGACCAGACGACCCGGTCGTCGAACTGCGCCTTCCTGCGCCTCAACCAGATCGTGGGGCCCCAGAAGGTGGCCGACCTGGCCCACAACATGGGCATCACCTCGGACCTCTCACCCGACGCGCCGTCGATGCCGCTCGGCCCCAACGGGGTGTCCCCGCTCGACATGGCCTCGGCCTACTCGGTCTTCGCCAACGACGGGGTGCGCAACGACCCCTACTTCATCGACCGGGTCGAGGACGCCGACGGCGACATCCTCTTCGCCCACCAGGCCGCCCCCCGCCGGGTGATCCCCGAGCAGGTCGCCCGGCTGGTGACCGACGTGCTGGAGGACAACGTCGAGAGCGGCACCGGCACCAACGCCCGCATCGGTCGGCCCGCGGCGGGCAAGACCGGCACCACCAACGGGCCCAGCGACGTGTGGTTCGTGGGCTACGTGCCCCAGCTGTCGGTGTCGGTGTGGATGGGCGGCACGTCGGACAACCGGCCCCTGTCGGGCGAGTTCTCCTCGGCCACCGGCGGCAAGTACCCCGCCCGGACCTGGGGCGACTTCATGGCCAAGGCCACCGACGGGCTCCCCGTCGCCGGCTTCATCCCGCCCGAGCCGACCGACGGGGGCGAGTACCTCTGCTTCCCCTCGGAGCGGCGTCGCTGCCGGTGA
- a CDS encoding serine hydrolase domain-containing protein gives MTSLQETVDAQVEGGVVPGAVALVACGDEVTVAGAGVRSPGGPAMARDSLFRIASLTKPITAAATMALVDRGRLALDEPVARWLPELAEPSVLRTPSSEPDDVVPAVRPITVRQLLTFQGGHGFPSDFTLPVVESLFALGQGPPQPQAVAAPDEWMARLADIPLLHQPGEGWTYNTGSDVLGVLLARAEGRPLDEVLEDTVLGPVGMADTGFAVPVGGLDRMTSSHRRDPDTGGLELVDPPDGQWARPPAFPSGASGLVSTADDWLAFGRMLLAGGTHRGRRVLSAEAVRQMTTCQAEAEPDSPFLRGQGWGFGGSVDLVRNDPWEVPGRYGWVGGTGTAGHVVPSRDAVVVWMSQVELAGPDDAAGMAAVLTWAAEATAP, from the coding sequence GTGACCAGCCTGCAGGAGACCGTCGACGCCCAGGTCGAGGGGGGCGTGGTGCCGGGGGCCGTGGCCCTGGTGGCCTGCGGCGACGAGGTCACCGTGGCCGGCGCCGGGGTGCGGTCGCCCGGCGGGCCGGCCATGGCCCGGGACTCGCTGTTCCGCATCGCGTCGCTCACCAAGCCGATCACGGCCGCGGCCACCATGGCGCTCGTCGACCGGGGCCGCCTCGCCCTCGACGAGCCGGTGGCCCGGTGGCTGCCGGAGCTGGCCGAGCCGTCGGTGCTGCGCACCCCCTCGTCGGAGCCCGACGACGTGGTGCCGGCCGTCCGGCCCATCACGGTCCGCCAGCTGCTCACGTTCCAGGGCGGGCACGGGTTCCCGTCCGACTTCACCCTCCCGGTGGTCGAGAGCCTGTTCGCCCTGGGCCAGGGCCCGCCCCAGCCCCAGGCCGTGGCGGCACCCGACGAGTGGATGGCCCGGCTGGCCGACATCCCGCTCCTGCACCAGCCCGGCGAGGGCTGGACCTACAACACCGGCAGCGACGTGCTCGGCGTGCTGCTCGCCCGGGCCGAGGGCCGACCCCTGGACGAGGTGCTGGAGGACACCGTGCTGGGCCCCGTGGGCATGGCCGACACCGGCTTCGCCGTCCCGGTCGGCGGACTCGACCGCATGACCTCGTCGCACCGGCGCGACCCCGACACCGGCGGCCTCGAGCTGGTCGACCCGCCCGACGGGCAGTGGGCCCGCCCGCCGGCGTTCCCCTCGGGCGCGAGCGGGCTGGTGTCGACCGCGGACGACTGGCTCGCCTTCGGCCGCATGCTGCTGGCCGGCGGCACCCACCGGGGCCGGCGGGTCCTGTCGGCCGAGGCGGTGCGCCAGATGACCACGTGCCAGGCCGAGGCCGAGCCCGACAGCCCCTTCCTCCGGGGCCAGGGCTGGGGCTTCGGCGGCAGCGTCGACCTGGTCCGCAACGACCCGTGGGAGGTGCCCGGGCGCTACGGGTGGGTCGGCGGCACCGGCACCGCGGGCCACGTCGTCCCGTCGCGCGACGCGGTGGTGGTCTGGATGAGCCAGGTCGAGCTGGCCGGCCCCGACGACGCCGCGGGCATGGCCGCGGTCCTCACGTGGGCCGCGGAGGCGACGGCACCGTGA
- a CDS encoding ABC transporter permease gives MTIVEPDPVVTPLETADRPRRDPISVLPAWARFSLYATVLVLLLTIAEQVTGQSRLTSTNTWSSALQLTIPIALAGLGGLWAERAGVINIGLEGMMILGTWMGAWGGIEYGPWAGVALGVLGGALGGLLHAIVTVGFGVDHIVSGVVINILAAGVTQFLNLEVFDSTNQSPAIPENVAEIRIPGLNDVVGGIVGGDLTDASVLVWLVVSVVLLVATALLFHPGGRAGGDEPAAPAPAGGEGAAPTDGARDRRLPPAVRTLARPALLTVLGVVVALCLIELAPYMDGQQRFFISEVGRIIEGLTDELSLIVVIGVLAFPATALILWRTKFGLRLRACGEDPVAAESLGVNVYLMKVVAVVVSGGLAGLGGVSLVYLFAQKYQSGQTNGRGYIGLAANIFGNWRPGGLALGAGLFGFTDALSLQSGGTTRSLLLVVAMGTVLLVARAAWTRRWRAAVVTGVAGLAAYLWFRAIDELPGEIVIFLPHITTLLVLTFASQRLRPPAAIGRAYRRGDSG, from the coding sequence GTGACCATCGTCGAACCGGATCCCGTCGTCACCCCCCTGGAGACCGCGGACCGCCCCCGCCGCGACCCGATCAGCGTCCTGCCGGCCTGGGCCCGCTTCAGCCTCTACGCCACCGTCCTGGTGCTGCTGCTCACCATCGCCGAGCAGGTCACCGGCCAGAGCCGCCTCACGTCCACCAACACCTGGTCCTCCGCCCTCCAGCTGACCATCCCCATCGCCCTGGCCGGCCTGGGTGGCCTCTGGGCCGAGCGGGCCGGGGTCATCAACATCGGCCTCGAGGGCATGATGATCCTCGGCACCTGGATGGGTGCCTGGGGCGGGATCGAGTACGGGCCCTGGGCCGGCGTCGCCCTCGGCGTGCTCGGCGGCGCCCTCGGGGGCCTGCTCCACGCCATCGTCACCGTTGGCTTCGGCGTCGACCACATCGTGTCCGGCGTGGTCATCAACATCCTGGCTGCGGGGGTCACCCAGTTCCTCAACCTCGAGGTCTTCGACTCCACCAACCAGTCGCCCGCCATCCCCGAGAACGTGGCCGAGATCCGCATCCCCGGGCTCAACGACGTGGTCGGGGGCATCGTGGGGGGCGACCTCACCGACGCGTCCGTGCTCGTGTGGCTGGTCGTCTCGGTGGTGCTGCTCGTGGCCACCGCGCTCCTGTTCCACCCCGGCGGCCGGGCCGGCGGCGACGAACCCGCCGCCCCCGCCCCGGCGGGCGGAGAGGGAGCGGCGCCCACCGACGGCGCCCGCGACCGCCGCCTCCCGCCCGCGGTCCGGACCCTGGCCCGCCCGGCCCTGCTCACCGTGCTCGGCGTGGTCGTCGCCCTCTGCCTGATCGAGCTGGCCCCCTACATGGACGGCCAGCAGCGGTTCTTCATCTCCGAGGTGGGTCGCATCATCGAGGGCCTCACCGACGAGCTGTCGCTCATCGTGGTCATCGGCGTCCTGGCCTTCCCCGCCACCGCGCTCATCCTCTGGCGCACCAAGTTCGGGCTGCGCCTGCGGGCCTGCGGCGAGGACCCGGTGGCCGCCGAGTCCCTCGGCGTCAACGTGTACCTGATGAAGGTCGTGGCCGTGGTCGTCTCCGGCGGCCTGGCCGGCCTCGGCGGCGTGTCGCTCGTCTACCTCTTCGCCCAGAAGTACCAGAGCGGCCAGACCAACGGCCGGGGCTACATCGGCCTGGCCGCCAACATCTTCGGCAACTGGCGCCCCGGCGGGCTGGCCCTCGGGGCCGGGCTCTTCGGCTTCACCGACGCCCTCAGCCTCCAGAGCGGGGGCACCACCCGGAGCCTGCTGCTGGTGGTGGCCATGGGCACGGTCCTGCTCGTGGCCCGGGCGGCCTGGACCCGGCGGTGGCGGGCGGCCGTGGTCACCGGGGTGGCGGGGCTGGCCGCCTACCTCTGGTTCCGCGCCATCGACGAGCTGCCCGGGGAGATCGTCATCTTCCTCCCCCACATCACCACCCTGCTCGTGCTCACCTTCGCCTCGCAGCGGCTCCGACCACCGGCGGCCATCGGACGGGCCTACCGGCGGGGCGACTCGGGCTGA
- a CDS encoding TIGR03621 family F420-dependent LLM class oxidoreductase has product MASSRPFRFGVQHATAPDGPGWVERARQAEDLGYSTLFMPDHFGDQLSPTVALQAAADATTTLRVGALVYDNDYRHPVVLAKDCATIDLLSGGRLELGLGAGWMTSDYEQSGIPLEPAKVRVERMEEAVAVLKGAFGDGPFDHAGTHYTVTGYDGHPKPAQRPHPPLLIGGGKRRVLSFAAREAQIVGINPTIPNGKVDADAAVTGTAAATDEKVGWIREAAGDRYGDLELNALHFATIITDDRAGTIEMMAPLFGIPPEDVEDYPHALIGTVDQICEDLESRRERWDLSYVVVQADAVEAFAPVVARLAGS; this is encoded by the coding sequence ATGGCCTCCTCCCGCCCGTTCCGCTTCGGCGTCCAGCACGCCACCGCCCCCGACGGCCCGGGGTGGGTCGAGCGGGCCCGGCAGGCCGAGGACCTCGGCTACTCCACGCTGTTCATGCCCGACCACTTCGGCGACCAGCTGTCGCCCACCGTCGCCCTCCAGGCCGCAGCCGACGCCACCACCACCCTGCGGGTCGGTGCGCTGGTCTACGACAACGACTACCGCCACCCGGTGGTCCTGGCCAAGGACTGCGCCACCATCGACCTGCTCTCGGGCGGGCGCCTGGAGCTGGGCCTGGGTGCGGGGTGGATGACCTCGGACTACGAGCAGTCGGGCATCCCCCTGGAGCCGGCCAAGGTGCGGGTCGAGCGCATGGAGGAGGCCGTGGCGGTGCTCAAGGGCGCCTTCGGCGACGGGCCCTTCGACCACGCCGGCACCCACTACACCGTCACCGGCTACGACGGGCACCCCAAGCCGGCCCAGCGCCCCCACCCACCCCTGCTCATCGGGGGCGGCAAGCGGAGGGTGCTGTCGTTCGCGGCGCGCGAGGCCCAGATCGTCGGCATCAACCCGACCATCCCCAACGGGAAGGTCGACGCCGACGCGGCCGTCACCGGCACCGCTGCGGCCACCGACGAGAAGGTGGGCTGGATCCGGGAGGCCGCCGGCGACCGCTACGGCGACCTGGAGCTCAACGCCCTCCACTTCGCCACCATCATCACCGACGACCGGGCCGGCACCATCGAGATGATGGCCCCCCTCTTCGGCATCCCGCCCGAGGACGTGGAGGACTACCCCCACGCCCTGATCGGGACCGTCGACCAGATCTGCGAGGACCTGGAGTCCCGGCGGGAGCGCTGGGACCTCTCCTACGTGGTGGTCCAGGCCGACGCGGTCGAGGCCTTCGCCCCCGTGGTGGCCCGCCTGGCCGGCAGCTGA
- a CDS encoding zinc ribbon domain-containing protein, producing MSDTDPMEQLLAVQAHDTRATQLQARRRTLPERSEAVEVADAIRAADQRAEVVEAERHRLDRDQARIDDEVAGLRERSGQADKALYSGSVTNPRELQALQDEVASLGRRIGELEDQELEMMVEREPFDEEASTLAARRTELAARADDVASRLTVAEAEIDAELEAEATARAEAARQVPDDLLAEYEGLRADLDGVGVARLEHGSTCGGCHMKLSAVEADRIKGLPADARIHCEDCGRLLVR from the coding sequence ATGAGCGACACCGACCCGATGGAGCAGCTGCTCGCCGTCCAGGCCCACGACACCCGGGCGACCCAGCTCCAGGCCCGCCGCCGCACCCTGCCCGAGCGGTCCGAGGCCGTCGAGGTGGCCGACGCCATCCGGGCCGCGGACCAGAGGGCCGAGGTCGTCGAGGCCGAGCGCCACCGCCTCGACCGGGACCAGGCCCGCATCGACGACGAGGTGGCCGGGCTGCGGGAGCGCAGCGGCCAGGCCGACAAGGCCCTCTACAGCGGGTCGGTCACCAACCCGCGCGAGCTCCAGGCCCTCCAGGACGAGGTCGCCTCCCTCGGGCGGCGCATCGGCGAGCTGGAGGACCAGGAGCTCGAGATGATGGTCGAGCGGGAGCCGTTCGACGAGGAGGCGTCCACCCTCGCCGCCCGGCGGACCGAGCTGGCGGCGCGGGCCGACGACGTGGCGTCGCGGCTCACGGTGGCCGAGGCCGAGATCGACGCCGAGCTGGAGGCCGAGGCCACCGCCCGGGCCGAGGCGGCCCGCCAGGTGCCCGACGACCTCCTGGCCGAGTACGAGGGCCTGCGGGCCGACCTCGACGGCGTCGGCGTCGCCCGCCTCGAGCACGGGAGCACGTGCGGCGGCTGCCACATGAAGCTCTCGGCGGTCGAGGCCGACCGGATCAAGGGCCTGCCCGCCGACGCCCGCATCCACTGCGAGGACTGCGGCCGCCTCCTCGTGCGATGA